One genomic window of Maribacter aquivivus includes the following:
- a CDS encoding hydroxymethylglutaryl-CoA reductase, degradative, whose product MTKPISGFSKLTKEEKIDWVTTNYTQNATQSKKILQTYWNENSSIQQLHDEFIENTLTNLYMPLGIAPNFLINQTLYAIPMAIEESSVIAAASKAAKFWLNKGGFKAEIIGTEKVGQVHFIFKGEATKLNSFFTYLKPILLAESASLTTSMKKRGGGISDIVLRDKISELDHYFQLHATFQTKDAMGANFINSCLEQFAATLKKEAANYNEFSALEKDVEVVMSILSNYVPNCTVRAEVSCPVEDLKLAAELTPQYTAEKIIQAINIAKVEPYRAVTHNKGIMNGIDAVVLATGNDFRAVEAGVHAYACRNGQYSSLTHANIENGIFKFWIELPLALGTVGGLTNLHPLVKLNMEILQRPSAEELMQIVAVAGLAQNFAAVSSLVTTGIQKGHMKMHLMNILNQLGANEKEKATLVEYFKTKPVTHHGVEIQLSNLRK is encoded by the coding sequence ATGACCAAGCCAATAAGCGGTTTCTCCAAGCTTACGAAAGAAGAAAAAATAGATTGGGTCACCACAAATTACACCCAAAATGCAACGCAATCAAAGAAAATATTACAAACCTACTGGAATGAAAATTCTAGTATTCAGCAGTTGCATGATGAGTTTATTGAAAATACTCTGACCAATCTTTATATGCCATTAGGCATAGCCCCTAATTTTTTAATTAACCAGACACTTTATGCCATACCAATGGCTATCGAAGAAAGTTCAGTTATTGCAGCCGCTAGTAAGGCTGCAAAATTTTGGTTGAACAAAGGCGGATTTAAAGCTGAAATCATAGGCACCGAAAAAGTAGGTCAGGTACATTTTATTTTTAAAGGCGAAGCAACAAAGCTGAACTCCTTTTTTACGTACTTGAAACCTATTTTACTTGCCGAAAGTGCTTCTTTGACAACCAGTATGAAAAAAAGAGGTGGTGGTATTTCTGATATCGTTCTAAGAGATAAAATCAGCGAATTAGATCATTACTTTCAGCTACATGCTACTTTTCAAACGAAAGATGCTATGGGCGCTAATTTCATAAATAGCTGCTTAGAGCAATTTGCAGCTACCTTAAAAAAAGAAGCCGCAAATTATAATGAATTCTCAGCCTTAGAGAAAGATGTAGAAGTTGTAATGAGCATACTTTCTAACTATGTACCCAATTGTACCGTTCGTGCAGAAGTTAGCTGCCCAGTTGAAGATTTAAAACTAGCAGCAGAATTAACGCCACAATATACCGCAGAAAAAATAATACAGGCCATTAACATCGCTAAAGTAGAACCCTATAGGGCGGTTACACATAATAAAGGAATCATGAACGGTATTGATGCCGTTGTATTAGCTACAGGAAATGACTTTAGAGCTGTTGAAGCTGGTGTACATGCATATGCCTGTAGAAATGGTCAATACAGTAGTTTAACACATGCCAATATTGAAAACGGAATTTTTAAATTCTGGATAGAATTACCCTTGGCATTAGGTACCGTTGGCGGACTAACAAACCTACATCCGTTAGTGAAACTGAATATGGAGATACTTCAACGACCATCTGCTGAAGAACTAATGCAAATTGTAGCGGTCGCGGGTCTAGCACAGAACTTTGCCGCAGTAAGTTCTTTGGTAACCACCGGAATTCAAAAAGGACATATGAAAATGCACCTGATGAACATATTAAATCAATTAGGTGCAAATGAAAAAGAAAAGGCTACGTTAGTTGAGTATTTTAAAACCAAACCCGTTACGCACCACGGTGTAGAAATTCAGCTGAGTAACTTAAGAAAGTAA